The DNA region CTCGGTCAGGGCCCTCTCCAGAATGGCCGGCAAGGAGTGGATCAGCCTCTTCCGGAAGTCCTGGCCCACGAAGACGTAGAGCATCGGGTTGAGGCAGCTGTTGAAGAAGGCCAGTGACATGACCAGGTTGATCAGGACCAAGGGAATTTGGTACTTACCATGGAACAAAATCTCCTCGATCCAGACCCCGCTGAGGAGGACCACCAACTGGAAGGGGAACCAACAGATGAAGAAGGAGGCCACCACGGCAGTGAAGACCCGCAGGGGGCGGCTGGAACGGATCAGGCCCTTCCTGCGGATCTTGGCAGCAATGAGCCCGTAGCAGACAGTGATGATGGACAGGGGCATGATGAAGCCTATGATGAAGTGAGTGAAGTTTGTCAATTTCAGTGTGATGATGCCCACCTTCAGCATCTCGACACCCCAGGAATCCAAAAGGAAGAAGCAGTACACGTTCCCTGTCGGATCCTTGAACGTagtaacaaagaagaaaaacggCAACGTAAGAAGGAGGGCCAGAATCCAGGGTGCGACGATCACCTTCTTGGCCAGACTCACGGTGCGGTGGTTCTGGGCCCAGACTGGGTACAGGACACAGATGCACCGGTCCAAAGCGATCAGAGTGATCAGGAAGACGCTCCCGAACAGGTTTATGTTCACCATAACGTGAACCAACTTGCAGAGGAACCAGCCGAAAGGCCATATTCCCCCCATGGCCATGGAGATGATGCGGATCGGCAGGATGGCGGTGAAGGAGAAGTCGGCCAAGGCCAGGTTCAGGTAGCAGATGGTGG from Urocitellus parryii isolate mUroPar1 chromosome 15, mUroPar1.hap1, whole genome shotgun sequence includes:
- the LOC144250394 gene encoding N-formyl peptide receptor 2-like is translated as MDANVSVPQNGSESYESPGYTVLEIIPLVVLAVTFVLGVLGNGLVIWVAGFRMTHTVTTICYLNLALADFSFTAILPIRIISMAMGGIWPFGWFLCKLVHVMVNINLFGSVFLITLIALDRCICVLYPVWAQNHRTVSLAKKVIVAPWILALLLTLPFFFFVTTFKDPTGNVYCFFLLDSWGVEMLKVGIITLKLTNFTHFIIGFIMPLSIITVCYGLIAAKIRRKGLIRSSRPLRVFTAVVASFFICWFPFQLVVLLSGVWIEEILFHGKYQIPLVLINLVMSLAFFNSCLNPMLYVFVGQDFRKRLIHSLPAILERALTEDSAQPSDTATNSSCLPTEVELQPK